One genomic region from Dermacentor variabilis isolate Ectoservices chromosome 6, ASM5094787v1, whole genome shotgun sequence encodes:
- the LOC142585301 gene encoding cysteine-rich PDZ-binding protein has product MVCEKCEKKLGKVITPDPWKAGARNTTEGGGRMINENKALTAKKARFTPYGKFAECRICRQKVHQVGSNYCQGCAYKKGICAMCGKKILETKNYRQSST; this is encoded by the coding sequence ATGGTGTGTGAGAAGTGCGAGAAGAAGCTCGGAAAAGTCATCACCCCGGACCCGTGGAAAGCCGGAGCTCGGAACACAACAGAAGGTGGTGGCAGGATGATCAACGAAAACAAGGCGCTGACAGCGAAGAAGGCCAGATTCACGCCTTATGGGAAATTCGCCGAATGCCGTATTTGTCGCCAGAAGGTGCACCAGGTTGGGTCCAACTACTGCCAGGGGTGCGCCTACAAGAAAGGCATCTGCGCTATGTGCGGGAAAAAGATCCTGGAGACCAAGAACTACAGGCAGTCGTCGACTTGA